In the Haloterrigena turkmenica DSM 5511 genome, GAGGCCGTCGATTTCCGCGTTCACGGCGCTGCCACCGACGTGACCTACGCTCTCGCCCGCCGAAACGAGGTCGCCGATCTCGACGGCGGGCTCCCACAGGCCCTCGTTCGGTGCGCGGAGGACCCGTTCGTGCGTGAAGCCGCGTCGTTCGCCCGGTTCGCCGTCGTACGGTCTCGCCCGTCCGTAGTAGAGGACGCGACCCAGTTCGTGCCCCCGATCCGTCTCGACGACGGCGTCGACGTCTTCGCCGGCTTCGAATCCGGGGCCGAGCCCGACGACCACGTCCGCGTCGTCGCGGCGGGTACCCGTATCGAGCCGCCCTTTCGCCAGTATCGCGTCGACGACGACGGCCGCGTCGAGCTCCGACGCGACCGACGCCTCGGGGTCCTCGAGGACCGGAACCGCGTCGTCCTCGAGGATTCCGATCGCCTCGTCCACGTCGGCCGCTCGCCGTCCGTCGACGCCGTCGATCGATACGTCGTCTTCGTACATCGCCGTCGCGAACGCCACCTCCCGCCGAACGACGGTCGGTCGCTCGACCTCGGTCACCACGACCGGATAGCCGGCCCGGTGCAGTCGGTAGACGACTCCGCTCCCGAGGTCGCCCCCGCCCCGAACCACGACGAGGTCGTCGAGATTCAGCCGCGTCGCGCGCCGTCCGGTGACCCCGTATCGGTCCATGTTCACCTCCGAGAGTATCGCCAGCGCGACGTCTTCCGGACCGCTCCCACCGAGATCGAGTCCAACGGGTGCTCTGACCCGTGCGAGTTCGCGGCGGCTGTACCCCTTTTCGGCGAGCGACTCGACGACGTGTTCCGTCTTCGTGTCGCTGGCGACGAGGCCGACGTACCCGGCGTTTCCGTCGAGCGCAGCGGCGACGGCGCGTTGATCGTACGTGCCACTCCGCGTCGCGACGGCGACCGACGTTTCTTCGGTCATCGGTAGCTCGGAGAGCACTTCTCCGTACTTCCCGTGGACGACATCCGTGTCGTCGGGAAACGCGTCCGGGTCCGCGTACTCCTCGCGGTCGTCGACTACCGTGACGTCGTAGCCCAACCGCTCCGCCAGCGGCGCGAGTTCGACGCTGATGTGGCCGGCGCCGGCGATGTACAGGCGCGCCCGTCCGCGAATACGTTCGATGAAGACGTCCATCGACCCGCCACAGACCATGCCGGTGTTACCGCCGGGTTCGAGTTCGTACGTCCGGACGCCGTCGTCGGACTTCCCCGCCAATACCGCTCGAGCGTCCTCCGTGGCGAGGTGCTCGACCGTTCCACCGCCGATCGTACCGTAGTCGCCGTCTGTGGTGACGAGCATCCGATCCCCGATGTCCCGGGGCGCGCTCCCGTCCTTGTTCACGATCGTCAGCATCGCGGCGGGCTCGCCGCTCTCGATCAGTTCGTTGACTCGCTCGAACACGCTCATACGAAGTTTTTCACCTCGTTTTCCACGATCATCTCTATCAAATCGCCGTACGTGATCCGCTCGATCTCGTCCGGAAGATCGACGCCCCGTACGTCGACGTCCTTCTCGACGGCGTAGAGTTCCGAACCGAGGTCGGGAGAGAGGAACACGCCGTCCTGGATGAGGACGACGGCGGCGTCCGGATCGTCCGCCGCGGTTCGAAGTCCGATATCGGCCATGGGTTCGTCTATCAGGTACAGCATGGTCAGAAGTCAAGCGTGCAATCGGCTTCCCGAATGAGCGTCGTCACGTCACCGCCGGAACGAACGCTCACGTCGTGGGCGATCTCGTCGTGGGCGATCTCTCTCTCCGCCATCGCTGCGGCGTCGACGATCATCTCTCCGTCCTGGTCCCGCAGATCGGCGACGTGTCCCGGTAAGTTCAGCGCGTCTCGATCCACGTCCGATCGGGCGGCGTACGCGCCGTCTTCCGTGAAGACCACGGTGACGTCGTGGTGGTCGAATCCCGCGGCGACGCCCCGCGCCGCCCGCATCCCTTCCGGGACGTGAACGCGTCCGTACGGCGCTCGAGTCAGTAACACGACGACGTCGCGTTTCATAGCGATATCACTCGGTCGGCTTCACCGATCATGTCCGCCAGATCCGGGAGGAGTCCGACCTCGACGCCGTCCGGGTAGTCGTTCGGCGCGTCGATACCGCGAGCGTCGACGCAGAGGCCGCAACAGATCACCTCCGCACCGTCGGCGACGAGTTCCTGAAACTTCTCCGTCGGCATCTCGTCGTACAGCCCGCTGTCCGAACAGTCCGGGAACGTCTGATCCTCGACCGGAACGAGCGCCCCGTCGAGGTAGTGAAAGAAGGTGACCTCGTGGCCCTTATTCAGCGCCGCTCTCCCGAGTTCGTACGCCGTTCGCCAGCGTTCGCTGTCGAACGGACCACCGGTCAGGAGGAACCCAATGGAAGCCATGCTCTAGCATAGCGGTGTCTCTATAATAATAGTTCGGTCGGCAACAGTACGGATCACGATACCCGCGCCGAGAGCTGGTGTTTCGGACGTCCGCTTCGCGTCGACCGGCTCCTACCCGTCCCGTTCCTCGAGGGCCCGTTTGATATCGTCGGCCGTGATGGGTAGGGAGTTGACCCGGACGCCGACGGCGTCTCGGACGGCGTTGCTGAGAGCCGGTGGAACGCCGTTCGTCGGGAGTTCGGCGATCGATTTCGCACCGAACGGTCCGGTCGGTTCGTGCGTTTCGACGATGATCGTCTCCATCGGCGGGTGGTCCGTCGTCCGCGGCATGCCGTACTGGCGGAAACCGAGTACTTCGGGGTTCCCCTCCTCGTCGAACGTCAGTCCGCCGCTGGTCGCGAATTCGAGGCTCATGTGCTCTCCCCCCTCGATCTGCCCCTCGACGAGCGCGGGGTTGATCGCGACGCCGCAGTCGGCGGCGAACACCATCTTATTAATGTCGTATTCGCCGGTTTCCTCGTTCACGGTCACGTCGACGAACTGGGCGCCGTACGGCGGCGGACTCTCGTCCGTCGAGTGATTTCCCTTCCCGAGAATGTGTTCGCGGTCGTCGTGGCCGTAGGTCGCCTCGTACCCGATCTCCTCCAGCGAAACGCTCTCGTCGGTTACCTCGCTGTACACCTCGCCGTCGCCCGTCCGCAGGTTCTCGACGGGTTCGTCGAGCATCTTCGATCCCCAGTGTACCAGCCGT is a window encoding:
- the yqeB gene encoding selenium-dependent molybdenum cofactor biosynthesis protein YqeB: MSVFERVNELIESGEPAAMLTIVNKDGSAPRDIGDRMLVTTDGDYGTIGGGTVEHLATEDARAVLAGKSDDGVRTYELEPGGNTGMVCGGSMDVFIERIRGRARLYIAGAGHISVELAPLAERLGYDVTVVDDREEYADPDAFPDDTDVVHGKYGEVLSELPMTEETSVAVATRSGTYDQRAVAAALDGNAGYVGLVASDTKTEHVVESLAEKGYSRRELARVRAPVGLDLGGSGPEDVALAILSEVNMDRYGVTGRRATRLNLDDLVVVRGGGDLGSGVVYRLHRAGYPVVVTEVERPTVVRREVAFATAMYEDDVSIDGVDGRRAADVDEAIGILEDDAVPVLEDPEASVASELDAAVVVDAILAKGRLDTGTRRDDADVVVGLGPGFEAGEDVDAVVETDRGHELGRVLYYGRARPYDGEPGERRGFTHERVLRAPNEGLWEPAVEIGDLVSAGESVGHVGGSAVNAEIDGLVRGLVHGGLEVGDGTKLGDIDPRGDDVDPTKISDKALCLGGGVLEAVLKLR
- a CDS encoding DsrE/DsrF/TusD sulfur relay family protein, with the protein product MASIGFLLTGGPFDSERWRTAYELGRAALNKGHEVTFFHYLDGALVPVEDQTFPDCSDSGLYDEMPTEKFQELVADGAEVICCGLCVDARGIDAPNDYPDGVEVGLLPDLADMIGEADRVISL
- a CDS encoding DsrE family protein, whose product is MKRDVVVLLTRAPYGRVHVPEGMRAARGVAAGFDHHDVTVVFTEDGAYAARSDVDRDALNLPGHVADLRDQDGEMIVDAAAMAEREIAHDEIAHDVSVRSGGDVTTLIREADCTLDF